One Carassius auratus strain Wakin chromosome 3, ASM336829v1, whole genome shotgun sequence genomic region harbors:
- the LOC113045795 gene encoding uncharacterized protein LOC113045795 isoform X2: protein MCGKVWTLITAFSFITYIHDVQSGCMQNDIKSHLDDLLLEEHMFEVKEFSPETKERELLSIVNSLCSIWSNNKLKNKNILRVLETFRIMLHNLDHNFETLCTNLTCTEEYTVRRINTSTFGEMYKKSCGGSVSDLKCPSKSTTINPTTEYSSAFLTTVSLITTDNETLTTVSPNITATENMTAVSSARTETIIQALKDDNRHLWAATKASLGLLVVSFLLNVVLLLMVVHVYRKSEGPGGVQNEVI, encoded by the exons ATGTGTGGGAAAGTCTGGACGTTGATTACT GCATTTTCTTTCATCACGTATATTCATGATGTCCAATCCGGGTGTATGCAAAATGACATTAAGAGTCATCTG GACGACCTGTTGTTGGAAGAGCACATGTTTGAGGTTAAGGAGTTCTCACCTGAAACGAAG GAACGCGAGCTTCTATCTATAGTAAACTCCTTATGTTCAATATGGAGTAATAACAAACTAAAGAACAAGAACATTTTGAGAGTGCTAGAAACGTTCCGTATAATGTTGCATAAT CTAGACCACAATTTTGAGACACTTTGTACTAATCTCACCTGCACAGAGGAGTACACAGTACGCCGCATTAACACGAGTACTTTTGGAGAAATGTACAAAAAATCTTGTGGTGGATCAGTATCAG ACCTGAAATGTCCATCAAAAA GTACAACCATCAACCCAACCACCGAATACA GCTCAGCATTTTTAACAACGGTCAGTTTAATCACCACAGATAACGAAA CTTTAACAACGGTCAGCCCAAACATCACTGCTACTGAAA ATATGACCGCAGTTTCATCGGCCCGTACAGAAACCATCA TTCAAGCATTAAAAGATGACAATCGGCATCTGTGGG CTGCCACTAAAGCGAGTTTGGGACTCCTGGTTGTCTCGTTTCTGCTAAATGTTGTTCTACTCCTCATGGTGGTTCATGTATACAGGAAG AGTGAGGGACCTGGAGGGGTACAGAATGAAGTGATCTGA
- the LOC113045795 gene encoding uncharacterized protein LOC113045795 isoform X4, with protein MCGKVWTLITAFSFITYIHDVQSGCMQNDIKSHLDDLLLEEHMFEVKEFSPETKERELLSIVNSLCSIWSNNKLKNKNILRVLETFRIMLHNLDHNFETLCTNLTCTEEYTVRRINTSTFGEMYKKSCGGSVSDLKCPSKSTTINPTTEYNMTAVSSARTETIIQALKDDNRHLWAATKASLGLLVVSFLLNVVLLLMVVHVYRKKNNFLRSEGPGGVQNEVI; from the exons ATGTGTGGGAAAGTCTGGACGTTGATTACT GCATTTTCTTTCATCACGTATATTCATGATGTCCAATCCGGGTGTATGCAAAATGACATTAAGAGTCATCTG GACGACCTGTTGTTGGAAGAGCACATGTTTGAGGTTAAGGAGTTCTCACCTGAAACGAAG GAACGCGAGCTTCTATCTATAGTAAACTCCTTATGTTCAATATGGAGTAATAACAAACTAAAGAACAAGAACATTTTGAGAGTGCTAGAAACGTTCCGTATAATGTTGCATAAT CTAGACCACAATTTTGAGACACTTTGTACTAATCTCACCTGCACAGAGGAGTACACAGTACGCCGCATTAACACGAGTACTTTTGGAGAAATGTACAAAAAATCTTGTGGTGGATCAGTATCAG ACCTGAAATGTCCATCAAAAA GTACAACCATCAACCCAACCACCGAATACA ATATGACCGCAGTTTCATCGGCCCGTACAGAAACCATCA TTCAAGCATTAAAAGATGACAATCGGCATCTGTGGG CTGCCACTAAAGCGAGTTTGGGACTCCTGGTTGTCTCGTTTCTGCTAAATGTTGTTCTACTCCTCATGGTGGTTCATGTATACAGGAAG aaaaacaatttcTTACGGAGTGAGGGACCTGGAGGGGTACAGAATGAAGTGATCTGA
- the LOC113045795 gene encoding uncharacterized protein LOC113045795 isoform X3, producing MCGKVWTLITAFSFITYIHDVQSGCMQNDIKSHLDDLLLEEHMFEVKEFSPETKERELLSIVNSLCSIWSNNKLKNKNILRVLETFRIMLHNLDHNFETLCTNLTCTEEYTVRRINTSTFGEMYKKSCGGSVSDLKCPSKSTTINPTTEYTLTTVSPNITATENMTAVSSARTETIIQALKDDNRHLWAATKASLGLLVVSFLLNVVLLLMVVHVYRKKNNFLRSEGPGGVQNEVI from the exons ATGTGTGGGAAAGTCTGGACGTTGATTACT GCATTTTCTTTCATCACGTATATTCATGATGTCCAATCCGGGTGTATGCAAAATGACATTAAGAGTCATCTG GACGACCTGTTGTTGGAAGAGCACATGTTTGAGGTTAAGGAGTTCTCACCTGAAACGAAG GAACGCGAGCTTCTATCTATAGTAAACTCCTTATGTTCAATATGGAGTAATAACAAACTAAAGAACAAGAACATTTTGAGAGTGCTAGAAACGTTCCGTATAATGTTGCATAAT CTAGACCACAATTTTGAGACACTTTGTACTAATCTCACCTGCACAGAGGAGTACACAGTACGCCGCATTAACACGAGTACTTTTGGAGAAATGTACAAAAAATCTTGTGGTGGATCAGTATCAG ACCTGAAATGTCCATCAAAAA GTACAACCATCAACCCAACCACCGAATACA CTTTAACAACGGTCAGCCCAAACATCACTGCTACTGAAA ATATGACCGCAGTTTCATCGGCCCGTACAGAAACCATCA TTCAAGCATTAAAAGATGACAATCGGCATCTGTGGG CTGCCACTAAAGCGAGTTTGGGACTCCTGGTTGTCTCGTTTCTGCTAAATGTTGTTCTACTCCTCATGGTGGTTCATGTATACAGGAAG aaaaacaatttcTTACGGAGTGAGGGACCTGGAGGGGTACAGAATGAAGTGATCTGA
- the LOC113045849 gene encoding synaptotagmin-2-like isoform X1, whose translation MRLASMQHRVPRAAESEEETKPSPPPLPPPSHHSHNFINMKNKFFNELGHLPNHKIRMPMWAIGAIVVVVLALVACFAFCVYKKCLGGKKKTKKVRERKGGRRRMKKEGEEETGEEQPKEGEGEGEKEHYGKLEYTLDYNFTDNQLIVGILQAQDLAAMDMGGTSDPYVKVYMLPDKKKKFETKVQRKNLCPVFNETFMFKIPFNDLAGQTLVLQVFDFDRFGKHDVIGEIKIPMNSIDLAQPIHEWKDLVGGLKEEQEKLGDVCISLRYVPTSGKLTVCIMEAKNLKKMDVGGLSDPFVKVVLQHNGKRIKKKKTTVKQNTLNPYFNESFSFEIPFAQIQKIQVLITVYDYDKLGSNDPIGKCWIGFGASGVGLRHWSDMLANPRRPVAQWHTLQPEEEIDAALKAPIR comes from the exons ATGCGTTTGGCCAGCATGCAGCATCGTGTGCCGAGGGCAGCAGAATCAGAGGAGGAGACCAAACCTTCTCCTCCCCCTCTGCCCCCTCCCTCTCACCACTCACACAACTTCATAAATATGAAGAACAAGTTTTTCAATGAGCTTGGCCATCTACCTA ACCACAAGATCAGAA TGCCTATGTGGGCTATTGGTGCCATAGTTGTGGTCGTGCTTGCCCTGGTTGCCTGCTTTGCTTTCTGTGTCTATAAGAAGTGCTTGGGAgggaagaaaaaaactaaaaaagtcaGAGAGAGGAAGGGAGGACGAAGAAGGATGAAAAAGGAAGGAGAGGAAGAAACAGGCGAG GAACAACCGAAAGAAGGAGAGGGCGAGGGAGAGAAAGAACATTATGGCAAGTTGGAGTACACTCTGGACTATAACTTCACTGACAATCAG CTCATTGTGGGTATCTTGCAAGCCCAAGACCTCGCTGCCATGGATATGGGTGGAACATCTGACCCGTATGTCAAAGTTTATATGCTACCAGACAAGAAGAAAAAGTTTGAAACCAAGGTCCAGCGCAAGAATCTGTGTCCTGTTTTCAATGAGACATTCATGTTTAAG ATCCCCTTTAATGATCTAGCAGGACAGACTCTGGTCCTGCAGGTGTTTGACTTTGACCGCTTTGGGAAACATGATGTAATTGGAGAGATCAAAATCCCTATGAACAGCATTGACCTGGCCCAGCCCATACACGAATGGAAAGACCTGGTCGGAGGACTGAAAGAGGAA CAAGAGAAGCTGGGAGATGTCTGTATCTCCCTGCGCTATGTGCCCACATCTGGTAAGCTGACTGTCTGTATCATGGAGGCCAAGAACCTGAAGAAGATGGACGTGGGTGGTTTATCAG atCCTTTTGTGAAAGTGGTTTTGCAACACAATGGAAAGCGtatcaagaagaagaagacgacagTTAAGCAGAACACACTGAACCCCTACTTTAATGAAAGCTTCAGCTTTGAAATCCCATTCGCTCAGATTCAg AAGATCCAGGTGTTGATCACGGTCTATGACTATGATAAACTGGGAAGCAATGATCCGATTGGGAAGTGCTGGATTGGGTTTGGCGCTAGTGGGGTGGGTCTGCGCCACTGGTCAGACATGCTGGCCAATCCCAGACGACCTGTGGCCCAGTGGCACACCCTTCAGCCTGAAGAGGAAATAGATGCTGCCCTTAAAGCACCTATCCGCTAA
- the LOC113045861 gene encoding troponin T, slow skeletal muscle-like isoform X1, with translation MSDVEEEYEEQAEAEEEEAAEDAGAEETQEEEEERPRPKPMVPQLAPPKIPEGERVDFDDIHRKRMEKDFLELQTLIDVHFEQRKKEEEELIGLKDRIERRRAERAEQQRVRAEKERDRQTRIAEERQRKEDEEAKKRAEDEAKKKKVLSNMGANFGGFLAKAEQKRGKRLTGREVKRKTLSERRSPLGIENLREDGLRQRAQEMWNWIHQLESEKFDLLDQMKRQKYEIVVLLNRISHAQKFKKGHGKGKVGGRWK, from the exons ATGTCTGATGTAGAGGAGGAATATGA GGAACAAGCTGAGG CAGAGGAGGAGGAGGCTGCAGAGGATGCAGGAGCAG AAGAGACTCAGGAAGAAG AGGAGGAAAGACCTCGGCCTAA GCCCATGGTTCCACAACTTGCCCCTCCAAAGATTCCAGAGGGTGAGCGGGTTGATTTCGAT GATATTCACCGAAAAAGGATGGAGAAGGACTTTCTGGAGTTACAGACTTTAATCGATGTCCACTTTGAGCAGAGgaagaaagaggaggaagaacTGATCGGTCTCAAGGATAGAATT GAGCGTCGGCGAGCAGAAAGAGCAGAGCAGCAGCGTGTTagagcagagaaagaaagagaccgACAGACGAGGATCGCG GAAGAGCGTCAGAGGAAAGAGGATGAGGAGGCTAAGAAGAGAGCAGAAGACGAGGCCAAGAAGAAGAAGGTTTTGTCCAATATGGGGGCAAACTTTGGTGGCTTCTTAGCCAAG GCAGAGCAGAAACGTGGGAAGCGTCTTACTGGACGAGAGGTCAAGAGAAAGACTCTTTCAGAGAGGCGCTCTCCTCTCGGCATCGAAAATCTGCGAGAGGATGGGTTGAG GCAACGAGCTCAGGAGATGTGGAACTGGATTCACCAGCTGGAGTCCGAGAAGTTTGACCTCCTGGACCAAATGAAGAGACAGAAATATGAG ATCGTTGTTCTGTTGAACAGGATTTCCCATGCTCAAAAGTT CAAAAAAGGACATGGTAAAGGAAAGGTCGGAGGTCGCTGGAAATAA
- the LOC113045849 gene encoding synaptotagmin-2-like isoform X2: protein MRLASMQHRVPRAAESEEETKPSPPPLPPPSHHSHNFINMKNKFFNELGHLPMPMWAIGAIVVVVLALVACFAFCVYKKCLGGKKKTKKVRERKGGRRRMKKEGEEETGEEQPKEGEGEGEKEHYGKLEYTLDYNFTDNQLIVGILQAQDLAAMDMGGTSDPYVKVYMLPDKKKKFETKVQRKNLCPVFNETFMFKIPFNDLAGQTLVLQVFDFDRFGKHDVIGEIKIPMNSIDLAQPIHEWKDLVGGLKEEQEKLGDVCISLRYVPTSGKLTVCIMEAKNLKKMDVGGLSDPFVKVVLQHNGKRIKKKKTTVKQNTLNPYFNESFSFEIPFAQIQKIQVLITVYDYDKLGSNDPIGKCWIGFGASGVGLRHWSDMLANPRRPVAQWHTLQPEEEIDAALKAPIR from the exons ATGCGTTTGGCCAGCATGCAGCATCGTGTGCCGAGGGCAGCAGAATCAGAGGAGGAGACCAAACCTTCTCCTCCCCCTCTGCCCCCTCCCTCTCACCACTCACACAACTTCATAAATATGAAGAACAAGTTTTTCAATGAGCTTGGCCATCTACCTA TGCCTATGTGGGCTATTGGTGCCATAGTTGTGGTCGTGCTTGCCCTGGTTGCCTGCTTTGCTTTCTGTGTCTATAAGAAGTGCTTGGGAgggaagaaaaaaactaaaaaagtcaGAGAGAGGAAGGGAGGACGAAGAAGGATGAAAAAGGAAGGAGAGGAAGAAACAGGCGAG GAACAACCGAAAGAAGGAGAGGGCGAGGGAGAGAAAGAACATTATGGCAAGTTGGAGTACACTCTGGACTATAACTTCACTGACAATCAG CTCATTGTGGGTATCTTGCAAGCCCAAGACCTCGCTGCCATGGATATGGGTGGAACATCTGACCCGTATGTCAAAGTTTATATGCTACCAGACAAGAAGAAAAAGTTTGAAACCAAGGTCCAGCGCAAGAATCTGTGTCCTGTTTTCAATGAGACATTCATGTTTAAG ATCCCCTTTAATGATCTAGCAGGACAGACTCTGGTCCTGCAGGTGTTTGACTTTGACCGCTTTGGGAAACATGATGTAATTGGAGAGATCAAAATCCCTATGAACAGCATTGACCTGGCCCAGCCCATACACGAATGGAAAGACCTGGTCGGAGGACTGAAAGAGGAA CAAGAGAAGCTGGGAGATGTCTGTATCTCCCTGCGCTATGTGCCCACATCTGGTAAGCTGACTGTCTGTATCATGGAGGCCAAGAACCTGAAGAAGATGGACGTGGGTGGTTTATCAG atCCTTTTGTGAAAGTGGTTTTGCAACACAATGGAAAGCGtatcaagaagaagaagacgacagTTAAGCAGAACACACTGAACCCCTACTTTAATGAAAGCTTCAGCTTTGAAATCCCATTCGCTCAGATTCAg AAGATCCAGGTGTTGATCACGGTCTATGACTATGATAAACTGGGAAGCAATGATCCGATTGGGAAGTGCTGGATTGGGTTTGGCGCTAGTGGGGTGGGTCTGCGCCACTGGTCAGACATGCTGGCCAATCCCAGACGACCTGTGGCCCAGTGGCACACCCTTCAGCCTGAAGAGGAAATAGATGCTGCCCTTAAAGCACCTATCCGCTAA
- the pih1d1 gene encoding PIH1 domain-containing protein 1 translates to METDASLLDVELEQKQQEELYQQLLLQTMGKVQSESPLSKVICPQPGMCVKTSSVSDKKKVFLNICQSQAVPPPPHLSQQALVDLLESEDPTSYRVPMSLGEPHTEVDNSTQGCTVYDVVINDEFFQKCQNDSLFQQFLIAVSLEGLENKYNLELSRDTKVLKNRKFMGSIAEQNIRTKSKPIIQEIDSKQSDSFPSSAKRPEFSLLVEPPTGNAEHLIAEILLPGVISARALVLDLGEDRLVLNARPSLFHLDIFFPLLIDQENSAAQFNTNTQVLTVTMPVVSS, encoded by the exons ATGGAGACAGACGCGTCTCTCCTCGACGTTGAGCTTGAGCAGAAACAGCAAGAAGAGCTTTATCAACAACTTCTGCTTCAG ACCATGGGAAAAGTGCAAAGCGAAAGTCCCCTCTCCAAAGTCATCTGTCCACAACCAG GCATGTGTGTGAAGACCTCCTCCGTGTCAGACAAAAAGAAGGTCTTTCTGAATATCTGTCAGTCCCAGGCGGTGCCGCCCCCTCCTCATCTGTCCCAGCAAGCCCTCGTGGATCTCCTGGAGTCAGAAGACCCGACGAGTTACAGAGTGCCCATGAGTCTCGGCGAGCCACATACAGAAGTGGACAACA GCACACAAGGCTGTACTGTGTATGATGTCGTGATCAACGATGAGTTCTTCCAGAAATGTCAG AATGATAGCCTGTTCCAGCAGTTTCTTATCGCAGTGTCTTTGGAGGGACTTGAAAACAAATACAACCTTGAGTTGAGCAGAG ATACTAAGGTTTTGAAGAACAGGAAATTCATGGGCTCTATAGCAGAACAAAACATTCGTACCAAGAGTAAACCAATTATCCAGGAAATTGACTCGAA GCAGTCTGACTCCTTTCCTTCATCAGCCAAACG TCCAGAGTTCAGTTTATTAGTGGAGCCCCCAACTGGAAATGCGGAGCATCTGATCGCTGAGATTCTTCTACCTGGAGTG ATATCTGCTCGCGCTCTTGTTCTGGATTTGGGAGAGGACAGACTAGTGCTGAATGCTCGACCTTCTCTTTTCCACTTGGATATTTTCTTCCCCCTGCTTATTGACCAAGAAAACAGTGCTGCCCAGTTCAACACAAATACACAA GTGCTCACAGTGACCATGCCAGTAGTGTCTTCATAA
- the LOC113045795 gene encoding uncharacterized protein LOC113045795 isoform X5 yields MCGKVWTLITAFSFITYIHDVQSGCMQNDIKSHLDDLLLEEHMFEVKEFSPETKERELLSIVNSLCSIWSNNKLKNKNILRVLETFRIMLHNLDHNFETLCTNLTCTEEYTVRRINTSTFGEMYKKSCGGSVSDLKCPSKSTTINPTTEYIQALKDDNRHLWAATKASLGLLVVSFLLNVVLLLMVVHVYRKKNNFLRSEGPGGVQNEVI; encoded by the exons ATGTGTGGGAAAGTCTGGACGTTGATTACT GCATTTTCTTTCATCACGTATATTCATGATGTCCAATCCGGGTGTATGCAAAATGACATTAAGAGTCATCTG GACGACCTGTTGTTGGAAGAGCACATGTTTGAGGTTAAGGAGTTCTCACCTGAAACGAAG GAACGCGAGCTTCTATCTATAGTAAACTCCTTATGTTCAATATGGAGTAATAACAAACTAAAGAACAAGAACATTTTGAGAGTGCTAGAAACGTTCCGTATAATGTTGCATAAT CTAGACCACAATTTTGAGACACTTTGTACTAATCTCACCTGCACAGAGGAGTACACAGTACGCCGCATTAACACGAGTACTTTTGGAGAAATGTACAAAAAATCTTGTGGTGGATCAGTATCAG ACCTGAAATGTCCATCAAAAA GTACAACCATCAACCCAACCACCGAATACA TTCAAGCATTAAAAGATGACAATCGGCATCTGTGGG CTGCCACTAAAGCGAGTTTGGGACTCCTGGTTGTCTCGTTTCTGCTAAATGTTGTTCTACTCCTCATGGTGGTTCATGTATACAGGAAG aaaaacaatttcTTACGGAGTGAGGGACCTGGAGGGGTACAGAATGAAGTGATCTGA
- the LOC113045861 gene encoding troponin T, slow skeletal muscle-like isoform X4 produces MSDVEEEYEEQAEEEEEAAEDAGAEEERPRPKPMVPQLAPPKIPEGERVDFDDIHRKRMEKDFLELQTLIDVHFEQRKKEEEELIGLKDRIERRRAERAEQQRVRAEKERDRQTRIAEERQRKEDEEAKKRAEDEAKKKKVLSNMGANFGGFLAKAEQKRGKRLTGREVKRKTLSERRSPLGIENLREDGLRQRAQEMWNWIHQLESEKFDLLDQMKRQKYEIVVLLNRISHAQKFKKGHGKGKVGGRWK; encoded by the exons ATGTCTGATGTAGAGGAGGAATATGA GGAACAAGCTGAGG AGGAGGAGGAGGCTGCAGAGGATGCAGGAGCAG AGGAGGAAAGACCTCGGCCTAA GCCCATGGTTCCACAACTTGCCCCTCCAAAGATTCCAGAGGGTGAGCGGGTTGATTTCGAT GATATTCACCGAAAAAGGATGGAGAAGGACTTTCTGGAGTTACAGACTTTAATCGATGTCCACTTTGAGCAGAGgaagaaagaggaggaagaacTGATCGGTCTCAAGGATAGAATT GAGCGTCGGCGAGCAGAAAGAGCAGAGCAGCAGCGTGTTagagcagagaaagaaagagaccgACAGACGAGGATCGCG GAAGAGCGTCAGAGGAAAGAGGATGAGGAGGCTAAGAAGAGAGCAGAAGACGAGGCCAAGAAGAAGAAGGTTTTGTCCAATATGGGGGCAAACTTTGGTGGCTTCTTAGCCAAG GCAGAGCAGAAACGTGGGAAGCGTCTTACTGGACGAGAGGTCAAGAGAAAGACTCTTTCAGAGAGGCGCTCTCCTCTCGGCATCGAAAATCTGCGAGAGGATGGGTTGAG GCAACGAGCTCAGGAGATGTGGAACTGGATTCACCAGCTGGAGTCCGAGAAGTTTGACCTCCTGGACCAAATGAAGAGACAGAAATATGAG ATCGTTGTTCTGTTGAACAGGATTTCCCATGCTCAAAAGTT CAAAAAAGGACATGGTAAAGGAAAGGTCGGAGGTCGCTGGAAATAA
- the LOC113045861 gene encoding troponin T, slow skeletal muscle-like isoform X2: MSDVEEEYEEQAEEEEEAAEDAGAEETQEEEEERPRPKPMVPQLAPPKIPEGERVDFDDIHRKRMEKDFLELQTLIDVHFEQRKKEEEELIGLKDRIERRRAERAEQQRVRAEKERDRQTRIAEERQRKEDEEAKKRAEDEAKKKKVLSNMGANFGGFLAKAEQKRGKRLTGREVKRKTLSERRSPLGIENLREDGLRQRAQEMWNWIHQLESEKFDLLDQMKRQKYEIVVLLNRISHAQKFKKGHGKGKVGGRWK, translated from the exons ATGTCTGATGTAGAGGAGGAATATGA GGAACAAGCTGAGG AGGAGGAGGAGGCTGCAGAGGATGCAGGAGCAG AAGAGACTCAGGAAGAAG AGGAGGAAAGACCTCGGCCTAA GCCCATGGTTCCACAACTTGCCCCTCCAAAGATTCCAGAGGGTGAGCGGGTTGATTTCGAT GATATTCACCGAAAAAGGATGGAGAAGGACTTTCTGGAGTTACAGACTTTAATCGATGTCCACTTTGAGCAGAGgaagaaagaggaggaagaacTGATCGGTCTCAAGGATAGAATT GAGCGTCGGCGAGCAGAAAGAGCAGAGCAGCAGCGTGTTagagcagagaaagaaagagaccgACAGACGAGGATCGCG GAAGAGCGTCAGAGGAAAGAGGATGAGGAGGCTAAGAAGAGAGCAGAAGACGAGGCCAAGAAGAAGAAGGTTTTGTCCAATATGGGGGCAAACTTTGGTGGCTTCTTAGCCAAG GCAGAGCAGAAACGTGGGAAGCGTCTTACTGGACGAGAGGTCAAGAGAAAGACTCTTTCAGAGAGGCGCTCTCCTCTCGGCATCGAAAATCTGCGAGAGGATGGGTTGAG GCAACGAGCTCAGGAGATGTGGAACTGGATTCACCAGCTGGAGTCCGAGAAGTTTGACCTCCTGGACCAAATGAAGAGACAGAAATATGAG ATCGTTGTTCTGTTGAACAGGATTTCCCATGCTCAAAAGTT CAAAAAAGGACATGGTAAAGGAAAGGTCGGAGGTCGCTGGAAATAA
- the LOC113045861 gene encoding troponin T, slow skeletal muscle-like isoform X3, with product MSDVEEEYEEQAEAEEEEAAEDAGAEEERPRPKPMVPQLAPPKIPEGERVDFDDIHRKRMEKDFLELQTLIDVHFEQRKKEEEELIGLKDRIERRRAERAEQQRVRAEKERDRQTRIAEERQRKEDEEAKKRAEDEAKKKKVLSNMGANFGGFLAKAEQKRGKRLTGREVKRKTLSERRSPLGIENLREDGLRQRAQEMWNWIHQLESEKFDLLDQMKRQKYEIVVLLNRISHAQKFKKGHGKGKVGGRWK from the exons ATGTCTGATGTAGAGGAGGAATATGA GGAACAAGCTGAGG CAGAGGAGGAGGAGGCTGCAGAGGATGCAGGAGCAG AGGAGGAAAGACCTCGGCCTAA GCCCATGGTTCCACAACTTGCCCCTCCAAAGATTCCAGAGGGTGAGCGGGTTGATTTCGAT GATATTCACCGAAAAAGGATGGAGAAGGACTTTCTGGAGTTACAGACTTTAATCGATGTCCACTTTGAGCAGAGgaagaaagaggaggaagaacTGATCGGTCTCAAGGATAGAATT GAGCGTCGGCGAGCAGAAAGAGCAGAGCAGCAGCGTGTTagagcagagaaagaaagagaccgACAGACGAGGATCGCG GAAGAGCGTCAGAGGAAAGAGGATGAGGAGGCTAAGAAGAGAGCAGAAGACGAGGCCAAGAAGAAGAAGGTTTTGTCCAATATGGGGGCAAACTTTGGTGGCTTCTTAGCCAAG GCAGAGCAGAAACGTGGGAAGCGTCTTACTGGACGAGAGGTCAAGAGAAAGACTCTTTCAGAGAGGCGCTCTCCTCTCGGCATCGAAAATCTGCGAGAGGATGGGTTGAG GCAACGAGCTCAGGAGATGTGGAACTGGATTCACCAGCTGGAGTCCGAGAAGTTTGACCTCCTGGACCAAATGAAGAGACAGAAATATGAG ATCGTTGTTCTGTTGAACAGGATTTCCCATGCTCAAAAGTT CAAAAAAGGACATGGTAAAGGAAAGGTCGGAGGTCGCTGGAAATAA
- the LOC113045795 gene encoding uncharacterized protein LOC113045795 isoform X1 has product MCGKVWTLITAFSFITYIHDVQSGCMQNDIKSHLDDLLLEEHMFEVKEFSPETKERELLSIVNSLCSIWSNNKLKNKNILRVLETFRIMLHNLDHNFETLCTNLTCTEEYTVRRINTSTFGEMYKKSCGGSVSDLKCPSKSTTINPTTEYSSAFLTTVSLITTDNETLTTVSPNITATENMTAVSSARTETIIQALKDDNRHLWAATKASLGLLVVSFLLNVVLLLMVVHVYRKKNNFLRSEGPGGVQNEVI; this is encoded by the exons ATGTGTGGGAAAGTCTGGACGTTGATTACT GCATTTTCTTTCATCACGTATATTCATGATGTCCAATCCGGGTGTATGCAAAATGACATTAAGAGTCATCTG GACGACCTGTTGTTGGAAGAGCACATGTTTGAGGTTAAGGAGTTCTCACCTGAAACGAAG GAACGCGAGCTTCTATCTATAGTAAACTCCTTATGTTCAATATGGAGTAATAACAAACTAAAGAACAAGAACATTTTGAGAGTGCTAGAAACGTTCCGTATAATGTTGCATAAT CTAGACCACAATTTTGAGACACTTTGTACTAATCTCACCTGCACAGAGGAGTACACAGTACGCCGCATTAACACGAGTACTTTTGGAGAAATGTACAAAAAATCTTGTGGTGGATCAGTATCAG ACCTGAAATGTCCATCAAAAA GTACAACCATCAACCCAACCACCGAATACA GCTCAGCATTTTTAACAACGGTCAGTTTAATCACCACAGATAACGAAA CTTTAACAACGGTCAGCCCAAACATCACTGCTACTGAAA ATATGACCGCAGTTTCATCGGCCCGTACAGAAACCATCA TTCAAGCATTAAAAGATGACAATCGGCATCTGTGGG CTGCCACTAAAGCGAGTTTGGGACTCCTGGTTGTCTCGTTTCTGCTAAATGTTGTTCTACTCCTCATGGTGGTTCATGTATACAGGAAG aaaaacaatttcTTACGGAGTGAGGGACCTGGAGGGGTACAGAATGAAGTGATCTGA